Proteins from a single region of Candidatus Woesearchaeota archaeon:
- a CDS encoding CDP-alcohol phosphatidyltransferase family protein codes for MVMWFNERMENFRQWRSRNFAAVGKVFVRLHLSANILTTLALLCGLVSVYFLFQTYWLFVLFGILHIFFDSMDGVVARLTKPSRFGHFYDICCDRLIELLFLVKVGYVLQDYFAYLVVGITLLAQIFFFMSREQAPILFTRTLVFVMLVIPLSFSPILAYLCSGVASMFVLARQLQWVMMRKG; via the coding sequence ATGGTTATGTGGTTTAACGAAAGAATGGAGAATTTTCGCCAATGGCGAAGTCGAAACTTTGCTGCTGTGGGTAAAGTGTTTGTGAGGTTACATCTCTCTGCAAATATTCTTACCACGCTGGCTTTACTCTGTGGTCTGGTCTCTGTATACTTTCTGTTTCAAACGTATTGGTTATTTGTGTTGTTTGGTATTTTGCATATCTTTTTTGATTCAATGGATGGGGTAGTAGCTCGTTTAACTAAACCGTCTCGTTTCGGTCACTTTTATGATATCTGTTGTGATCGGTTGATTGAGTTGTTGTTTTTAGTTAAAGTGGGGTATGTTCTTCAGGATTATTTTGCTTACCTTGTTGTAGGTATTACACTACTGGCGCAAATCTTCTTTTTTATGAGTCGAGAACAAGCCCCAATCTTGTTTACAAGAACACTCGTGTTTGTTATGTTAGTTATTCCACTGTCTTTCTCCCCGATTCTGGCGTATTTATGCAGCGGTGTTGCGTCAATGTTTGTATTGGCACGACAATTGCAGTGGGTTATGATGAGGAAGGGATAA
- the nrdR gene encoding transcriptional repressor NrdR — protein sequence MYCPFCSHEETKVLESRIVEGAMRRRRECLKCLSRFTTYERALFNFAVLKRDGRSEPFDVAKLTSSIQRACAKSEPEVVSHLTQTVYRKILNKRTNPIKSTLIGSLVLAELKKQDKMAYVRFATIHKKIEDPKLLERELNFVA from the coding sequence ATGTATTGTCCATTTTGTTCGCATGAAGAGACGAAAGTTTTGGAATCACGCATAGTAGAGGGTGCAATGCGCCGACGTCGTGAATGTTTGAAATGTTTAAGCAGATTCACCACTTATGAACGTGCGTTGTTTAATTTTGCTGTATTAAAACGGGATGGACGTAGCGAGCCGTTTGATGTTGCAAAGCTAACTTCAAGTATTCAAAGAGCTTGCGCGAAGAGTGAACCAGAGGTTGTATCTCATCTAACTCAAACTGTCTATCGTAAAATACTCAATAAAAGAACGAATCCCATAAAAAGCACGTTGATTGGTTCGTTAGTGTTAGCTGAACTCAAAAAACAGGATAAGATGGCATATGTGCGTTTTGCTACGATTCATAAAAAGATTGAAGATCCAAAACTCTTGGAGAGAGAATTAAACTTTGTGGCGTAA
- a CDS encoding diphthamide synthesis protein gives MEIMFLEAPFTGTVELCTKTIDYLKKNSIKTVGLYASVQFVNQLETIEQQLKKLNITIISSKADRTHVKTQLLGCDNDKNSLHLTDEQKEQIQVYLYIGDGKFHPLALVYAQRGDTNPKEVLCNDPVAKDLKIMEVDDIRIMLQRYRGSLLKFVSAKTVGVLITIKPGQEHLKPALELEKQYPDKKFYFFVDNVISFDQLENFNFIDVWVNTACPRVGFDDQEKFMKGVVNLHDALNAVEIVGEE, from the coding sequence GTGGAAATAATGTTTCTCGAAGCACCATTCACCGGTACTGTTGAATTATGTACAAAAACGATTGACTATCTCAAAAAGAATAGTATCAAAACAGTGGGTCTCTATGCATCAGTACAGTTTGTCAATCAACTAGAGACTATCGAACAACAACTCAAAAAACTCAACATCACTATTATCTCTTCTAAAGCTGATCGCACCCACGTCAAAACACAACTGCTTGGCTGCGATAATGACAAGAACTCCCTTCATCTCACTGATGAACAAAAAGAACAGATTCAAGTCTATCTCTACATTGGCGATGGTAAATTTCATCCACTCGCGTTAGTCTATGCACAACGCGGCGATACAAATCCTAAAGAAGTATTATGTAATGACCCTGTAGCCAAAGACCTTAAGATTATGGAAGTGGATGATATTCGAATCATGTTGCAGAGGTATCGTGGCTCATTACTCAAATTCGTTAGCGCCAAGACAGTTGGGGTCTTAATTACAATCAAACCTGGTCAAGAACACCTCAAACCAGCATTGGAATTAGAAAAACAATATCCTGACAAAAAATTTTACTTCTTTGTTGATAACGTCATCTCATTTGATCAATTAGAGAATTTTAACTTTATTGACGTCTGGGTCAATACTGCCTGCCCGCGTGTCGGCTTTGACGATCAAGAGAAGTTTATGAAGGGCGTTGTCAATTTACATGATGCACTAAATGCGGTTGAGATTGTGGGAGAAGAGTAA
- a CDS encoding CDP-archaeol synthase, translated as MTLLIFILSCLYFFLPAYIANMMPVFVRKVPFLAKPISEKYFGKNKTWRGLFFATLVGGIIFIIQKILYSIGFTQLAIIDYSDFSPLLGFALGFGAIMGDLIKSYYKRQAEIAPGQPWYVFDQIDFVIGAIVGSFLIYVPNIEVIVVLLVASPLLHLGANYIGFLLGMRERKI; from the coding sequence ATGACTTTACTCATCTTCATCCTTTCCTGCTTGTATTTCTTTTTACCAGCCTATATTGCTAATATGATGCCCGTCTTTGTTCGTAAGGTCCCTTTTCTGGCTAAACCAATTAGTGAAAAATATTTTGGTAAGAACAAAACCTGGCGAGGGCTTTTTTTTGCCACACTTGTAGGAGGAATCATTTTCATCATACAAAAAATCCTGTACAGCATAGGATTTACTCAACTTGCAATTATTGATTATAGTGACTTCTCACCCCTACTCGGTTTTGCCTTAGGCTTTGGCGCAATTATGGGCGACCTCATCAAAAGCTATTACAAACGACAAGCAGAGATTGCACCTGGTCAGCCATGGTATGTCTTTGATCAAATTGACTTTGTCATAGGAGCAATTGTTGGATCATTCCTCATTTACGTCCCAAATATTGAAGTGATTGTAGTGTTACTTGTGGCAAGTCCATTGTTACATTTAGGAGCAAATTATATTGGATTTCTACTTGGGATGAGAGAAAGAAAAATTTAA
- a CDS encoding lytic transglycosylase domain-containing protein → MEVTRRGFLGLVSVIGAELAIGSDAQAQEYWRSVIGLNQQPLPQQYMGEPRVSRDDVIKDIRAECYNYKTKQWKVVKQMLPRVARYGSDFLQARDTYQISEYYLAGFCAKESDGYPFAVSSAGALGLMQVMPKTARTMGYSPRDIMPHDYDSPAQQRAAARRNVLCGAKYLAHVRDEVMKEYPYLSRSEKGDLMIAAYYTGMGGVNVRMDHRRSFAQFPQDSGTYKYVIRVNALTKIVEENARMFGFNAP, encoded by the coding sequence ATGGAAGTTACCCGTCGAGGATTTCTTGGACTTGTTTCAGTAATCGGAGCAGAACTAGCCATAGGGTCAGATGCTCAAGCTCAGGAATATTGGCGAAGTGTTATTGGACTTAATCAACAACCACTGCCGCAACAATATATGGGAGAGCCACGTGTTTCACGGGATGATGTGATCAAAGATATCCGAGCAGAATGTTATAATTATAAAACTAAACAATGGAAAGTTGTAAAGCAGATGTTGCCACGCGTAGCTCGTTATGGAAGTGACTTTCTCCAAGCCCGAGATACGTACCAAATTTCTGAATACTATCTCGCGGGATTTTGTGCCAAAGAAAGCGACGGCTATCCTTTTGCTGTCTCATCTGCTGGTGCACTTGGACTCATGCAAGTGATGCCAAAGACAGCACGGACAATGGGTTATTCTCCACGTGACATTATGCCACATGATTATGACTCGCCTGCACAACAACGAGCTGCAGCACGACGTAATGTTTTGTGTGGAGCAAAATATCTTGCTCATGTACGAGATGAAGTCATGAAAGAGTACCCTTATCTCTCTCGATCAGAGAAAGGCGATTTGATGATTGCAGCTTATTATACTGGCATGGGCGGAGTAAATGTGCGAATGGACCATCGCCGTAGTTTTGCTCAATTTCCTCAAGATTCTGGGACATATAAATATGTTATACGAGTAAACGCCCTTACCAAAATTGTTGAAGAAAACGCAAGAATGTTTGGGTTTAATGCACCATAA
- the ftsZ gene encoding cell division protein FtsZ — translation MSALTTKEINHKKADLDIDAELEKMIASHKTRIKVIGCGGAGNNTINRMTEVGIKGIETVAINTDAQDLLYTTCDKKLLIGKQLTNGLGAGSNPKMGEESAKENEADLKKLLDGCDMIFITCGLGGGTGTGSAPFVAALARKMGILSVAIVTIPFTMEGSHRFENAMIGLEKLEQSVNTLIVIPNEKLLEIAPHLPLQTAFKVADEILTNSVKGIAELVTKTGLVNLDFADVKAIMSEGGVAMIGVGESDGEHRALESVVKALQNPLIDVDVSNATGALINISGGENLTLDESRQIVEKVAQSLDSHAKIIWGAQIYKDLERTIRTMIIITGVKSEQIFGTGNKFANKKKDAMENELGIEFMR, via the coding sequence ATGTCAGCGCTTACAACCAAAGAGATCAATCATAAAAAAGCTGATCTCGACATCGACGCAGAGCTCGAAAAGATGATTGCGAGCCACAAAACGCGTATTAAAGTAATTGGCTGTGGCGGTGCAGGTAATAACACCATTAACCGCATGACGGAAGTAGGCATCAAAGGTATCGAAACAGTAGCGATCAATACTGACGCCCAAGATCTTCTTTATACTACTTGTGACAAAAAACTACTTATCGGAAAACAACTCACCAACGGTCTTGGCGCAGGATCTAATCCCAAGATGGGTGAAGAATCTGCCAAAGAAAACGAAGCCGATCTCAAAAAACTGCTTGATGGCTGTGATATGATCTTTATCACCTGCGGCTTAGGCGGCGGAACTGGCACGGGTAGCGCCCCATTTGTTGCTGCGCTTGCGCGTAAAATGGGTATCCTAAGTGTAGCTATTGTAACTATCCCTTTCACCATGGAAGGATCTCACCGTTTTGAAAACGCCATGATTGGGCTTGAGAAACTCGAACAAAGTGTCAATACTCTCATTGTTATTCCTAACGAAAAATTGCTTGAAATTGCGCCACATCTTCCACTTCAAACTGCATTTAAAGTTGCAGATGAAATTCTCACCAATTCCGTCAAAGGCATTGCTGAACTTGTCACCAAAACAGGACTTGTTAACCTTGACTTTGCTGATGTAAAAGCCATCATGAGTGAAGGCGGTGTTGCCATGATTGGCGTTGGGGAATCCGACGGCGAACATCGTGCATTAGAATCCGTTGTCAAAGCTCTACAAAATCCATTGATTGATGTTGATGTAAGTAATGCTACTGGCGCATTGATTAACATTTCTGGAGGGGAGAACCTTACCCTTGATGAATCACGCCAAATTGTAGAGAAAGTTGCCCAGAGTCTTGATAGTCATGCTAAGATTATTTGGGGAGCTCAAATTTACAAAGATCTTGAACGAACTATTCGTACCATGATTATCATTACCGGCGTTAAATCTGAACAAATCTTTGGTACAGGAAATAAGTTTGCCAACAAGAAGAAAGACGCTATGGAAAATGAACTAGGCATTGAGTTTATGCGGTAA
- a CDS encoding HD domain-containing protein, with protein MATVLLSLDAAINREYGFLAQRERTGWLRVVCPRLPTEEDTSYRVRVGAAVKSNRVENVAQHSIEMAVWGYVLAKLCRPDLDAYHVFELSIIHDLEEGRTGDYMPGQISVQEKFKIGSQAIQDAFRGVRNGEYCVDLWLEYAHRSSAEAHFVKELDNLQMALAASRYKCQGYVGLDEFYKSAATKIKTPELVALFEKWTGVSKD; from the coding sequence ATGGCTACGGTCCTTCTATCATTAGATGCTGCGATTAATCGAGAATATGGATTTTTAGCTCAACGAGAGCGAACTGGCTGGTTGCGTGTTGTCTGTCCTCGTCTCCCTACAGAAGAAGATACTTCTTATCGCGTTCGTGTTGGGGCCGCAGTTAAAAGTAACCGAGTGGAGAATGTTGCACAGCATTCTATTGAAATGGCTGTCTGGGGATATGTTCTTGCAAAATTATGTCGACCAGATCTTGATGCATATCATGTTTTCGAATTATCAATCATTCATGATCTTGAAGAGGGGAGAACGGGGGATTATATGCCAGGTCAAATCTCTGTTCAAGAAAAGTTCAAAATTGGATCTCAAGCGATTCAGGATGCATTTCGCGGTGTACGAAATGGTGAATATTGTGTTGATTTGTGGCTCGAGTATGCACATCGTTCTTCTGCCGAAGCACATTTTGTGAAAGAACTGGATAATCTACAAATGGCACTTGCGGCTTCTCGTTATAAGTGTCAGGGTTATGTTGGATTGGATGAATTCTATAAGAGTGCAGCTACAAAAATCAAAACTCCAGAATTGGTGGCGTTGTTTGAGAAGTGGACTGGTGTGTCTAAAGATTAA
- a CDS encoding adenosylcobalamin-dependent ribonucleoside-diphosphate reductase, with protein MFTYEKRSSVIKNPDGSTVFEMHDVEVPHFWTQVATDILAQKYFRKAGVPLRNDEGDLLLDENGKVITGRETSIKQVAHRLAGCWRYWGEKHGYFASAKDAHVFYEEMVFMLIGQLAAPNSPQWFTTGLNWAYGITGPAQGHSYVDPITQKLEQSKDAYTRSQPHACFIQEVNDDLVRDGGIFSLLTREARIFKYGSGTGSNFSGLRGKGESLSGGGYSSGLMSFLKIFDAAAGSIKSGGTTRRAAKMVCLDLTHPEIENFVWWKVREEEKVADLVAGSKILSKRLSHLIELAKHKERPLEDPLVAQAVIDATTDEIPVNYVVRALDLARQGYSLPLKEFDTHYESEAYLTVSGQNSNNSVRIPNTFFEALEGGRNWELRNRVSAEVVKTISAQKLWDDIGYCAWASADPGVQYDTTINEWHTCPEGGRINASNPCSEYMFLDDTACNLASINLGRFYNFDTSTFDVSGYRHTIRLWTIALEISVLMAHFPSERIALKSYEYRTLGLGYANVGTLLMLQGIPYDSDKGRAIAGALAAIMTGDSYATSAEIAATLGPFKRYNENKNHMLRVIRNHRRAAYDLNDYENLTIKPIAINQALCPSELLSAAHDAWDQALVRGEQYGYRNAQTTVIAPTGTIGLVMDCDTTGVEPDYALVKYKKLAGGGFFKIVNQSVPNALKNLGYTPVQIREIIAYCLGHGTLQGSPGINRDSLMQKGLREEQLSAVESELHSAMDINYAFNSWTLGKDAYNAIMAGKDPKKSVLSVLGYTQQDIDAASEYVCGTMTLEGAPHLRSEHYAVFDCANKCGKKGLRYIHPYGHMKMLAAVQPFISGAISKTINMPQDWTVEQIKKAYYDSWTMMIKAVALYRDGSKLSQPLNTTLEENNQLKEILTTKRKDGSASGSVGGNVGGNVVAGRTLIKKIVKVGGKSCVLNAQLTNDKLDAVGIEMEFAAPVQDVMMKALLSGVNFMIRQGVTPTVIARESLAVEGHPVITELRTFLGELTPAMMKPLPTLGAVGGVAGGAIPVMSAGSRAQSENISASSVLPTSKAEKQKCSGCGATQLRRNGTCMLCEVCGETSGCS; from the coding sequence ATGTTTACCTATGAGAAGCGTAGTTCTGTCATTAAGAATCCTGATGGGAGCACTGTTTTTGAAATGCATGATGTAGAGGTACCTCATTTCTGGACGCAAGTTGCAACGGATATTCTTGCTCAAAAGTATTTTCGTAAAGCAGGTGTGCCATTACGTAATGATGAGGGGGATCTCTTACTTGATGAGAATGGCAAAGTCATTACTGGTCGTGAGACAAGTATTAAACAAGTGGCTCATCGTCTTGCTGGGTGCTGGCGGTACTGGGGAGAAAAACATGGTTATTTTGCGTCTGCAAAAGATGCTCACGTTTTCTATGAAGAAATGGTGTTTATGCTTATTGGTCAATTAGCTGCGCCAAATAGTCCTCAATGGTTTACGACTGGTCTTAATTGGGCGTATGGTATTACTGGTCCTGCGCAAGGTCATAGTTATGTTGATCCAATTACACAGAAATTAGAGCAATCAAAAGATGCATACACTCGTTCTCAACCTCATGCCTGTTTTATTCAAGAGGTTAATGATGATCTAGTTCGAGATGGGGGAATTTTTAGTCTTCTTACTCGTGAAGCACGTATCTTTAAGTATGGCAGCGGAACGGGAAGTAATTTTTCTGGATTGCGTGGAAAAGGGGAGAGTCTTTCAGGCGGTGGATATAGTTCTGGCTTAATGAGTTTTCTTAAGATTTTTGATGCCGCTGCAGGCAGTATCAAATCGGGTGGAACTACTCGTCGGGCAGCAAAGATGGTTTGTTTAGATTTGACTCATCCCGAAATTGAAAATTTTGTTTGGTGGAAAGTTCGTGAGGAGGAAAAAGTTGCTGATTTAGTTGCAGGAAGCAAAATTTTGTCTAAACGTCTTTCTCATTTAATTGAACTGGCAAAGCATAAAGAACGTCCTTTAGAAGATCCTTTGGTTGCGCAAGCAGTTATTGATGCGACAACTGATGAAATTCCAGTGAATTATGTTGTTCGCGCATTGGATTTAGCACGACAGGGATATAGTCTTCCATTAAAAGAGTTTGATACGCATTATGAATCAGAAGCGTATCTTACGGTGTCAGGTCAGAATAGCAACAATTCAGTGCGTATTCCTAACACATTTTTTGAAGCGCTTGAAGGCGGACGTAATTGGGAGTTACGTAATCGTGTTTCTGCAGAGGTTGTTAAAACTATTTCTGCTCAGAAACTTTGGGATGATATTGGTTATTGCGCGTGGGCTTCTGCTGATCCCGGTGTTCAATATGATACGACGATTAATGAGTGGCATACCTGTCCTGAGGGCGGGCGTATTAATGCAAGCAATCCTTGTAGCGAGTATATGTTTTTAGATGATACTGCTTGTAATTTAGCATCAATTAATCTAGGTCGTTTTTATAATTTTGACACCAGTACATTTGATGTTTCAGGATATCGTCATACGATTCGACTTTGGACAATTGCATTGGAAATTTCTGTTTTGATGGCGCATTTTCCTTCTGAACGTATTGCACTCAAGAGTTATGAGTATCGTACGTTGGGGTTAGGATACGCTAATGTAGGTACGCTGCTTATGTTGCAGGGTATTCCGTATGATAGTGATAAAGGGCGGGCTATTGCAGGCGCTCTTGCAGCGATCATGACAGGAGATTCGTATGCTACTTCAGCAGAGATTGCAGCAACTTTGGGTCCATTTAAACGCTATAATGAGAACAAAAATCATATGTTGCGCGTTATTCGTAATCATCGCCGAGCTGCGTACGATCTTAATGATTATGAAAACTTAACCATTAAACCGATTGCGATAAATCAGGCGTTGTGTCCTTCGGAGCTATTATCTGCTGCTCATGATGCGTGGGATCAGGCATTAGTTCGTGGTGAACAGTATGGGTATCGTAATGCTCAAACGACTGTTATTGCGCCAACAGGAACTATCGGTTTGGTTATGGATTGTGATACAACGGGAGTTGAGCCAGACTATGCACTGGTTAAATACAAGAAACTTGCTGGTGGTGGGTTCTTTAAAATTGTTAATCAATCTGTTCCTAATGCATTAAAAAATTTAGGATACACTCCTGTGCAAATTCGTGAGATTATCGCGTACTGTCTTGGTCATGGAACATTACAGGGCAGTCCTGGAATAAATCGTGATTCATTAATGCAGAAAGGATTGCGAGAAGAACAACTTAGTGCGGTAGAATCAGAATTGCACAGTGCGATGGATATTAATTATGCGTTTAATTCGTGGACTTTAGGAAAAGATGCATATAATGCTATCATGGCAGGAAAAGATCCTAAGAAATCTGTGCTTAGTGTGTTGGGTTATACTCAACAAGATATCGATGCTGCAAGTGAGTATGTGTGTGGCACGATGACTCTTGAGGGCGCTCCACATTTACGTTCTGAGCATTACGCGGTGTTTGATTGCGCAAATAAATGTGGTAAGAAAGGGTTGCGTTACATCCATCCGTATGGGCACATGAAAATGCTTGCTGCAGTTCAACCATTCATCTCTGGCGCTATCTCGAAGACAATTAATATGCCTCAAGATTGGACAGTAGAACAGATCAAGAAAGCATATTATGATTCCTGGACGATGATGATTAAAGCGGTTGCATTGTATCGTGATGGGAGCAAGTTAAGTCAGCCACTCAATACTACGCTTGAAGAGAACAACCAACTTAAAGAGATTTTGACTACTAAACGAAAAGATGGTTCTGCGAGTGGAAGTGTTGGCGGGAATGTTGGTGGAAATGTTGTTGCGGGTCGTACTCTGATCAAGAAGATTGTCAAAGTGGGTGGTAAGAGTTGTGTCTTGAATGCTCAGCTTACTAATGATAAACTTGATGCTGTTGGAATTGAGATGGAATTTGCTGCACCAGTACAAGACGTGATGATGAAAGCACTTTTGAGTGGGGTTAATTTTATGATTCGTCAGGGCGTTACTCCTACGGTTATTGCGCGTGAGAGTCTTGCTGTTGAGGGTCATCCTGTGATTACAGAGCTGCGGACGTTTTTAGGTGAATTAACTCCCGCAATGATGAAGCCTTTGCCTACTTTGGGTGCTGTGGGTGGAGTTGCGGGCGGTGCAATACCTGTCATGTCAGCAGGATCTCGTGCTCAATCTGAGAATATTTCAGCTTCAAGCGTGCTGCCAACGTCCAAAGCAGAAAAGCAGAAATGTTCTGGCTGCGGCGCAACACAACTTCGCCGTAATGGGACATGTATGCTGTGTGAGGTATGTGGGGAAACGAGTGGGTGTAGTTAG
- a CDS encoding tRNA-dihydrouridine synthase family protein produces the protein MSHLVAKPLPHFTSKAFFAPMAGVSDPALRLVCKELGAGLVVTELTSIHAVTARQQRGQDIREFIEFSDAERPHSCQLFGSDIKELENAVKLVAPHFDIIDYNMGCPAPHITCQVAGAALLQQPDLTRKIFRAMVNASNKPVSLKIRAGVNAPDRFIEIAKIAQEEGIAMITLHARTLKEGYSGKADWNRIKELKLAVSIPVVGNGDIQTPEDAKRMMDETGCDYVMVGRAACKNPFLFTQINQYLATGKYDEISDKERLNYFFKYVKYTKQYPTIKFVNVRLQAMTFTRGVIGGKDIRARIGKAKDLEELMKILQELYQKLS, from the coding sequence ATGTCACATCTTGTAGCAAAGCCCCTTCCTCATTTCACCTCTAAAGCGTTCTTTGCGCCCATGGCAGGTGTTTCTGATCCAGCCTTACGGCTCGTCTGTAAAGAACTTGGAGCAGGACTCGTTGTAACTGAACTTACTAGCATTCATGCAGTCACTGCAAGACAACAACGAGGACAAGATATTCGTGAGTTCATTGAATTTTCTGATGCTGAACGTCCGCATTCCTGTCAACTCTTCGGCTCAGATATAAAAGAACTCGAAAACGCCGTCAAGTTGGTTGCCCCTCACTTTGATATCATTGATTACAACATGGGGTGTCCAGCCCCGCACATCACTTGCCAAGTAGCCGGTGCTGCGTTGCTTCAACAACCAGATCTGACCAGAAAAATCTTTCGCGCCATGGTCAACGCCAGCAACAAACCAGTCTCACTTAAAATTCGCGCGGGAGTAAATGCACCAGACCGGTTTATTGAAATTGCCAAAATCGCCCAAGAAGAAGGCATTGCTATGATCACACTCCACGCAAGAACGCTTAAAGAAGGCTATTCAGGTAAGGCTGACTGGAATCGTATCAAAGAACTAAAACTTGCAGTCTCTATTCCCGTCGTAGGTAACGGCGATATCCAAACACCCGAAGATGCCAAGCGTATGATGGATGAGACTGGCTGTGATTATGTTATGGTCGGAAGAGCCGCTTGTAAGAACCCTTTTCTCTTTACGCAAATTAATCAATATCTTGCCACAGGAAAATATGATGAAATCTCCGATAAAGAACGCTTAAACTACTTCTTTAAATATGTAAAATACACCAAACAATATCCTACAATTAAGTTCGTCAACGTACGCTTGCAAGCCATGACATTTACCCGTGGCGTCATTGGTGGCAAAGATATTCGCGCGCGTATTGGTAAAGCTAAAGATTTAGAAGAATTGATGAAAATTCTCCAAGAGTTATATCAAAAATTAAGTTAA
- a CDS encoding diphthamide synthesis protein: MPLYAAETKKAIEHIQTTGAKVVCIQLPDGMKPYAKEIEAEISSKTGARVLIWLGSNFGACDIPLGLSKMGIDLLISWGHNIFHKKQEGW, translated from the coding sequence ATGCCACTCTACGCCGCAGAAACCAAAAAAGCCATTGAACACATTCAGACAACCGGAGCTAAAGTGGTCTGTATTCAATTACCCGACGGGATGAAACCCTACGCTAAAGAAATTGAAGCAGAGATCTCATCCAAAACCGGTGCACGTGTGCTTATCTGGCTCGGCAGCAATTTTGGTGCCTGTGATATTCCTCTCGGCCTTAGTAAAATGGGTATTGATCTTTTGATTAGCTGGGGACACAACATCTTTCACAAGAAACAGGAGGGGTGGTAA
- a CDS encoding Glu/Leu/Phe/Val dehydrogenase — MANGYELVGTNISHVELYHFKVNHPDKGKIDTFIALTLNASQKFPGLGGWRVNNQNYSTPQEAAQGSVNLAMGMGHKAAAAGLYLTGGKAVTFMDPCDLTETFIENFGGAVESLGGRYVTAADSGTGPEQMDIIARATQHVVCRSTGSGNPAPMTAYGVWRAMDVAAEKNRIILNNAIARVRGAGGQVATSLIFGFPDGHEYDSHREQFRGLARSVRKVYCSETNEQNSSRLRDRIQREGLEGRIILVPDDELYQTNGSIFVPCALGGSASGEKIQQLVDSNCKLIVGAENNQLVDPDSEGGRLQRNGICYITDWVANAGGLINAAEELNARREAREYDVTRVLQKVNDIGDTVNQLLKLMNWKSPSNAAFKLATVNKVC; from the coding sequence ATGGCAAACGGATACGAATTAGTTGGGACTAATATCTCGCATGTTGAATTATATCATTTTAAAGTTAATCATCCTGATAAGGGAAAAATTGACACTTTCATCGCACTCACGCTAAATGCGTCTCAAAAATTTCCGGGATTAGGTGGATGGAGGGTCAATAATCAAAATTACTCTACTCCTCAAGAAGCAGCACAAGGCTCTGTTAATCTTGCAATGGGTATGGGACATAAAGCTGCTGCAGCAGGTCTTTATCTTACTGGCGGAAAAGCGGTCACGTTTATGGATCCTTGTGACTTAACCGAGACATTTATAGAAAATTTTGGCGGAGCTGTTGAATCGTTAGGTGGCCGATACGTCACTGCGGCAGATTCTGGAACTGGTCCTGAACAAATGGATATTATTGCTCGTGCTACTCAGCATGTCGTGTGTCGAAGTACGGGCAGTGGAAATCCTGCACCAATGACTGCATATGGAGTATGGCGAGCCATGGATGTTGCAGCTGAAAAAAATAGAATTATTCTTAACAATGCAATCGCACGTGTCCGTGGAGCTGGTGGTCAGGTTGCAACATCATTGATATTTGGTTTTCCTGATGGTCATGAGTATGATTCTCATCGAGAACAATTTCGTGGATTAGCTCGTAGTGTTCGCAAAGTCTATTGTAGTGAAACGAATGAACAGAATAGTAGCCGCTTACGTGACCGTATCCAACGTGAAGGTCTCGAAGGCAGAATTATCCTTGTCCCCGATGATGAGTTATATCAAACAAATGGTTCCATTTTTGTACCGTGTGCTTTAGGTGGAAGTGCAAGTGGAGAAAAGATCCAACAATTAGTTGACTCCAATTGTAAGCTCATTGTGGGTGCAGAGAACAATCAATTAGTTGATCCAGATTCCGAAGGTGGACGTCTTCAAAGAAATGGCATCTGCTACATCACTGATTGGGTTGCTAATGCTGGCGGGTTAATCAATGCTGCTGAAGAATTAAATGCAAGACGAGAAGCTCGCGAATATGATGTCACACGTGTTCTTCAAAAAGTTAATGATATAGGTGACACTGTAAACCAATTACTCAAATTAATGAACTGGAAATCTCCTTCAAATGCAGCTTTTAAATTAGCAACAGTGAACAAAGTTTGTTAA